Proteins co-encoded in one Candidatus Zixiibacteriota bacterium genomic window:
- a CDS encoding polysaccharide deacetylase family protein, whose translation MTVTVSLFESHLRYLHDHGYRVITVRELVRHHLTGMAEVGPRSVAITADDGHRSVYGHMASLARKYRIPVTLFVYPSAISNAEYALTWEQLLELKDTGLFDVQSHSYWHPNFKDEKRKLSSAEYRKFVDMQLRKSKAVLETKLGAKVDMLAWPFGIYDDELVARAVEAGYGAGFTLAGRHVRSSDPVMALPRYLVQQEHGAKAFAEILAGRREHRERGYRQ comes from the coding sequence ATGACCGTTACGGTTTCCCTTTTCGAGTCGCACCTGAGGTATCTGCACGACCACGGGTATCGGGTCATTACCGTTCGGGAGCTGGTGCGTCATCACCTGACCGGAATGGCGGAGGTCGGCCCTCGCTCCGTAGCGATCACGGCGGATGACGGCCATCGTTCCGTTTACGGCCACATGGCTTCTCTGGCCCGGAAGTATCGAATTCCGGTCACGCTCTTCGTCTACCCGTCGGCGATCAGCAACGCGGAATACGCGCTCACGTGGGAACAGCTTCTGGAGCTCAAGGACACCGGGCTTTTCGACGTCCAATCGCATTCGTACTGGCACCCCAACTTCAAAGACGAAAAACGAAAGCTGAGTTCGGCCGAGTACCGGAAGTTCGTCGACATGCAGTTGCGGAAGTCAAAGGCGGTGCTGGAGACGAAGCTCGGCGCCAAAGTCGATATGCTCGCGTGGCCCTTTGGCATCTACGATGACGAGTTGGTCGCCAGAGCCGTGGAGGCCGGCTACGGCGCCGGTTTTACCCTCGCTGGCCGTCACGTAAGATCGTCCGATCCAGTCATGGCGTTGCCGCGCTACCTCGTCCAGCAGGAGCACGGAGCAAAGGCGTTCGCCGAAATCCTGGCGGG